A single region of the Lotus japonicus ecotype B-129 chromosome 4, LjGifu_v1.2 genome encodes:
- the LOC130710819 gene encoding DEAD-box ATP-dependent RNA helicase 20, whose translation MNPFDNRYSDSSSYRDRRSDVIGPMRPPVASRVGPVPYGAPYAAPVPSGFGPAAHANPNPPFVPPSGGFSVGRGGGFGGRGGDRKYDTGRYSGGGGGRGRGGGSFRGGGRGGRGGGFGGRHGGGSSKDDLNNISLPKQDFRNLVPFEKNFYIESPAVRAMSEQEVMQYRASRDITVQGQDVPRPIRSFHEASFPGYCLEVFARLGFVEPTPIQAQGWPMALTGRDLIGIAETGSGKTLAYLLPALVHVNAQPRLVQGDGPIVLVLAPTRELAVQIQQEAMKFGSRANIRITCIYGGAPKGPQIRDLQRGVEIVIATPGRLIDMLEAQHTNLQRVTYLVLDEADRMLDMGFEPQIRKIVSQIRPDRQTLYWSATWPREVETLARQFLRNAYKVIIGSPDLKANHCINQVVEVVTDIEKYNRLIKLLKEVMDGGRILIFMETKKGCDQVTRQLRMEGWPALSIHGDKNQAERDWVLAEFKSGRSPIMTATDVAARGLDVKDIKFVINYDFPSSLEDYVHRIGRTGRAGAKGTALTFFTHANAKYARELIKILQDAGQVVSPALSVMARSAGSGPLGSGGSFRSRGRGGYGNRGSISGSNAIPVGMKRPWPY comes from the exons ATGAACCCCTTCGACAATCGATACTCCGATTCCTCTTCATATCGCGATCGTCGCAG TGATGTAATTGGACCTATGCGGCCACCCGTTGCCAGCCGCGTCGGTCCGGTTCCCTACGGTGCTCCATATGCGGCCCCTGTACCCAGCGGTTTCGGACCCGCCGCACACGCTAACCCGAATCCGCCGTTTGTTCCTCCTTCTGGGGGATTCTCTGTTGGCCGAGGCGGTGGATTTGGTGGTAGAGGGGGTGATAGGAAATATGACACGGGTCGTTatagcggtggtggtggtggaagaggtCGTGGCGGTGGTAGTTTTAGGGGTGGAGGCAGAGGTGGGAGAGGCGGTGGGTTTGGAGGTAGACATGGTGGTGGGTCTTCTAAGGATGACTTGAACAATATTTCGCTACCGAAACAAGATTTTAGGAATCTGGTCCCTTTTGAGAAGAATTTTTACATTGAGAGCCCTGCGGTAAGGGCTATGTCTGAACAAGAAGTTATGCAATACCGTGCAAGCAGGGATATTACTGTCCAAGGGCAGGATGTGCCGAGACCTATTCGGTCGTTTCATGAAGCTAGTTTCCCTG GTTACTGCCTTGAGGTCTTTGCCAGATTGGGTTTTGTTGAGCCCACTCCAATCCAGGCTCAGGGTTGGCCCATGGCTCTGACGGGTAGGGATTTGATTGGCATTGCTGAGACTGGCTCGGGTAAAACCTTGGCGTATCTGCTTCCTGCATTAGTGCATGTGAATGCTCAACCTCGATTGG TTCAAGGGGATGGTCCCATTGTCTTAGTTTTGGCACCAACTAGAGAGTTAGCTGTTCAAATTCAACAAGAAGCTATGAAATTTGGGTCACGAGCAAATATTAGAATTACTTGCATCTATGGCGGTGCACCAAAGGGCCCTCAAATTCGTGACCTTCAAAGAG GCGTTGAGATTGTAATTGCTACCCCTGGTCGTCTAATCGATATGTTGGAAGCTCAGCACACAAACCTGCAGAGAGTGACTTaccttgtcttggatgaagctGATCGAATGTTGGACATGGGTTTTGAACCTCAGATACGGAAAATTGTTAGCCAG ATTCGACCAGATAGGCAGACACTATACTGGAGCGCTACATGGCCAAGGGAGGTTGAAACTCTTGCAAGACAGTTTCTGCGCAACGCATATAAG GTAATTATTGGTTCACCAGATCTGAAAGCAAATCATTGTATAAATCAAGTTGTTGAAGTTGTAACCGACATTGAGAAATACAATAG ATTGATCAAACTGCTGAAAGAAGTGATGGATGGTGGCCGAATTCTAATATTTATGGAGACCAAAAAGGGATGTGACCAAGTTACAAGACAATTGAGAATGGAAGGATGGCCAGCACTATCCATCCATGGTGATAAAAACCAGGCTGAAAGGGACTGGGTTTTGGCTGAATTTAAAAGTGGCAGAAGTCCAATTATGACTGCCACTGATGTTGCTGCACGGGGTCTTG ATGTGAAAGACATAAAATTTGTGATCAATTATGATTTTCCATCAAGCCTGGAAGATTATGTCCACAGAATTGGTCGAACTGGTCGTGCAGGGGCTAAAGGAACCGCACTCACCTTTTTCACCCATGCCAATGCCAAGTATGCTAGGGAGCTAATCAAGATTTTACAAGATGCTGGTCAAGTTGTGAGTCCTGCACTGTCTGTTATGGCTCGATCTGCTGGTTCTGGTCCACTTG gATCCGGAGGAAGCTTTCGCTCAAGAGGACGAGGAGGCTATGGCAATAGGGGTTCAATATCAGGATCCAATGCCATTCCTGTTGGTATGAAAAGGCCTTGGCCGTATTAG
- the LOC130715419 gene encoding 60S ribosomal protein L27a-3-like, with product MTTRFKKNRKKRGHVSAGHGRIGKHRKHPGGRGNAGGMHHHRILFDKYHPGYFGKVGMRYFHKLRNQFFCPTVNIDKLWSLLPQEVKDQAANDKSKAPVIDVTNYGYFKVLGKGVLPANQPVVVKAKLISKIAEKKIKENGGAVLLTA from the coding sequence ATGACGACCAGATTCAAGAAGAACAGGAAGAAGAGAGGCCACGTCAGCGCCGGCCACGGTCGAATCGGCAAGCACCGCAAGCATCCAGGAGGTCGCGGTAACGCCGGAGGCATGCACCACCACCGCATCCTCTTCGACAAGTACCATCCCGGTTACTTCGGCAAGGTTGGTATGCGCTACTTCCACAAGCTCCGCAACCAGTTCTTTTGCCCCACCGTCAACATCGACAAGCTCTGGTCATTGCTTCCACAAGAGGTGAAGGATCAAGCCGCCAATGATAAGTCTAAGGCTCCAGTGATCGATGTCACCAATTATGGGTACTTCAAGGTTTTGGGTAAAGGGGTTTTGCCTGCTAATCAGCCTGTTGTTGTTAAGGCGAAGCTCATTTCGAAGATTGCTGAGAAGAAGATCAAGGAGAATGGTGGTGCTGTTCTTCTTACTGCTTGA